GCCCTGGTCGTAGATGAAGTCTGAACTCGCGTCGCCGAGGTCGACGCCGTCAGCGATGAGGAAGACGTTGCCGACGACGCCTGCGGTGAGGACGTGGTCGGCGAGCCCCTTCTCGAGGATCGTCCAGGCGACGTCGATCGAGTCCGGAACCTTCGCCCCACCGAGGACGTAGACGCGCGGCGCCGGCGTCTCCTCGATGGTCCCGAGCACGTCGAGTTCCCGTTCCATCACCCGGCCGGCGTAGCCGGGGAGGACGGTTGGGAAGCCGACGAGCGAGGGCTGAGAGCGGTGGGCGGCGGCGAACGCGTCGTTCACGTACGCGTCCAGCGCGGGGGCGAGCCCGTCGACCAGGTGGGTCCGGGCGGCTCGCTCGGGTCCGAACTCCATGTACTCCTCGCTGTAAAAGCGGGTGTTCTCGAGAACGACGCAGTCACCGTCCTCGAGGCCCATGACGGTCTCGCGGGCGGCGCCCGAGAACGTGACGTCGACGTAGTCGACGGGGTGGTCGAGTAGCTCTGAGAGGCGATCGGCGTGAGGCTCGAGCGTGCAGAAGTCGTCGCCGCCGGGACGTCCCTGATGGGCGAGAACGGCGACGCGGCCACCTCGGTCGAGGAGTTCAGCGAGGGTGTCGACGTGTGCGCGAAGTCGGGCGTCGTCGGCGAGCGACCCGTCCTCGGCGATCGGACTGTTGACGTCGACGCGAACCCCGACGGTCGTCCCGGAAACGTCGAGGTCGTCGAGGGTAGCGATCATTAGAGGTCCTTCCATTGGGACCACCGAAAGGTCTTTCCATCGAAGGGTTACGGCACGTGATTTGCTTGCAGGGGACGCACTCACGGCGGCTTCGACCGTCCATCGGCGAGCGTCGGCGCTACCCACTTCCGGAGCGGGTCGTCGACCTCGTGCATCCAGTCGACGAGCCGACCGGCCAGTTCCTCACGGACGGCCGCGTAGCCCGGGTGGCCGATCAGGTTCACGAGCTCTGCGGGGTCGGCCTCGAGGTCGTACAGCTCGTTCGTGTCCGGGCCGTTGTAGACCAACTTGTACCGCTCGGTCCGGACCATTCGCTGGCTGTAGAGGCCGAACTCGTCGCCGTGGTACTCGGCGTAGGCGGCGTCGGGCCAGGCGATCGGCCGACGGCCGGAAAGCAGCGGCCGGATACTCCGCCCGTGGAGTCCCTCGGGGATCGGGGTCTCACCCAGGTCGAGAAACGTCGGGGCGAGATCGACGAGCGAGACGGGCTGCTCACAGGTCGAGCCCGGTTCGACGACGCCGGGCCAGCGCACCTGCAGCGGGACGTGGTAGGTGTCCTCGTACATCAGCGGCCCCTTGTTGAACTGGCGGTGGCCACCCACGAAATCGCCGTGGTCCGACGCGTGGACGACGACCGTCTCCTCGGCGAGCCCACGCTCCTCGAGGAACGCGAGGATACGGCCCACCTGGTCGTCGATCAGCGTCGCAAAGCCCCAGTACTTCGCGATCACCTCGGCCCACGTCTCCCGGTCGAAGCCCGCGACGCCACGGTACTCGAGGTAGTTTTCGTGGACGGCGGGTTTCCCCGCGAACGTCTCCGCGTAGCTCTCTGGCAGGTCGATCTCTTCGGAGTCGTACATCGAGGCGTACGGCTCGGGGACGACGTATGGGTGGTGGGGCCCGTAGAAGTCTACCCGGTGGAAGAACGGATCGTCGGAATCGGCGTGGCTCTCGAGTGCCTCGAGCGTCAGATCGGTCAGGAACGAGGCTCGCGTCGCCTCGACGTCGACCGGCGTCGTCCCCGCGACGAGGGTGCCGTCCGCGCCCGCTGTGTAGATGGCGTCCTCGAGGTCGACGTCCATCGGCGCGTCCAGCCCGTCGCGGTGTGCGCGAAACGCGTCGTCGATGTCGTCGTGGTGGACGTCGCTGCCGCCGAGGTAGGAGAAGCCGAAGTCGTCGGGGGTCTGATCGCGCCCGACGTGCCACTTGCCGGTGTACGTGCAGTCGTAGCCGGCGTCGGCGAGCCCCTCGGAGAACGTCGGTAGTTCGGGTGGCAGGTTCGGCTGGATCGCGTCCGCCTCGTGGGCGTTGTTCAGCATGCCGTGGGCGTGGGGATACAGCCCCGTGAGCATCGACGCGCGCGCGCTCGTACAGATGCTGATCGGGGTGTACGCGCGTTCGAATCGCATCCCCTCGCTCGAGAGCCGGTCGAATGTCGGCGTCTCGACCGGCGGCCCGTTCGGTGCGGTGAGGTCGTAGCGTTCCTGGTCGGTGAGCACGAACAGGACGTTCGGGCGGTCGGCCATCGGCCGTCGTACACCGACCCGGTAGTTAACGCTGGTCCCGCACTCTTTCAGGTGAGGGCGAGGTAATTGCGGCGCTTACGTTCACGTCACCCAGACCTTATCTGAGCCGGTTCTGTTCGTAAACCTGTTCACCAATGACAATGAAACGACGAACGGTACTGGTTGGTCTCGCCACGGCGGGCGTCGGCGGAACCGTCGGAACGGTCGTCGGCGAGCCGGGAACCGGCAACGGGTTTCCACCGACGGGCCGAACGAAGTACAGCGATCCCAAACCGCTCGGAGACGGCGAAGTGAGAACCTTCCTCTCCCGGCACCCGAACGACGAGTGGCTCTATCTGGGGGTCGAGCTAACCCCGGAGGCGGCGACGATCGATGCGAACGCGTACGACGAGCCGACACTCGTCGACGTCGGGTTTCCGGGCGAGACGGCGTTCGAGTGGCTCGGCCTCAACTGGATGCCGAACGGCCACGGCCCGCCGGGTGTGTACGACGTTCCTCACTTCGACATCCACTACTACCTGGATCCGCAACCGGAAATCGAAGCGATCGCGGGAGTGAACTATCCGCCCGACGAGAGTGGTGGTGACCCGTACGAGGTTCCCCTCGCCGAGGATCAGGTCCCGCCGGGGTACTTCCGGACGGGGTACGTCGTCCCGGAGATGGGGGAACACCTCTACGACGAGACGTCCCCGGAGTGGGACGGACCGAACGAACCGAGCGGCGAGCCGTTCACCTACACCTTCGTCTGGGGACACCACGACGGCGACCTCAACTTCTTCGAACCGATGATCACCACGGCGTTCTTCGACGAGCTCGAGGAATCGGTGACGGAGTCGATCAGCACGCCCGAACGGATGCCCGAAGCCGGCGCGTACCCGACCGAGTACAGGATTGCATATCACAGAGAGCGGGACGCATACACGGTGACGTTACAGAAATTCGAATACTTCGACGGGTCGGCAGGGGCGAACGATAGTAGTCGTTGAACGTCATTGCACACCCGATCACGAGACCACCACGTTCGAGGCGTCACGCCTCGTCCGACGTGCCGTACGGCCGGGAGGTCCGGCGTGGCTCCCGACTCACTCCGCGACGTCGTCGAACGTCGGCCGGTCGTGTTCGCCGGGGAATTCGTCGACGGGCACCTGCACCTGATCGCCCGACTCCATGTCCTTCACCGTCACCTCGCCGTTTGCGAGGTCGCGCTCGCCGACGATCACGGTCGTCTCGGCGTTGATCGAGTCGGCGTACTCGAGCTGGGCGCCGAAGGAGCGGCCGGCGACGTCGGTCTCGACGACGTGACCGCGCTCGCGCAACTCGCGGGCGATCCGGGCGGCCTCGACGCGCGTGTCACCGACTTGAAGGACGTAGTAGTCGGTCGAAATCTCCTCGTCGGGCCAGACGCCCGCGCGCTGACAGAGCAGTGAGAGGGTCGCGTGGCCGGGGGCGACGCCGACGGCAGGGGTCGGCTGGCCGCCGAAGTTCTCGATGAGGTCGTCGTAGCGGCCGCCGCCGAACACCGACCGGGAGACGTCGCCGACGGAGTCGAAGCACTCGAAGACGACGCCCGTGTAGTAGTCGAGCCCGCGAGCGGTCTCGAGCGAGATCGTACAGTACTCCCGGGCACCGAAGTCCTCCGCGGCGGCGAGGACGGCCTGGAGGTTCTCGACGGCGTCGTCGACGCGTTCGGTGTCCGCGACGGCTTTGACTTCCTCGAGATCGCCGTCGGCGATCAGGTCGTCGAACTCGGCTGCCTGGTCGTACTCGAGGCCGGCGTCGACGAGCAGGTCGTGGTACTCGGCGCGCTCGATCTTGTCGGACTTGTCGACCGCGCGGATGGCGGCCTCGACGTCGACGTCGGCGTCGTACGTCTCGAGGACCCCACCCAGGATGTCGCGGTGGGAGACCCGGAACTCGAAGTCCTCGCCGGTGAGTCCCAGTCCCGTCAGGGCGTCGGCGGCCCACGCGAGGATCTCGGCGTCGGCCTCGGGTTCGGCGGAGCCGAAGATGTCGACGTTCGTCTGGTAGAACTCGCGCTGACGGCCTTGCTGGACCTGTTCGTACCGCCAGAACGGACGGGTAGAGAACCACTTGATCGGCTTCGACAGCTCCTGTCCCTTTGCGACGACCATCCGGGCGACCGTCGGCGTCAGCTCGGGCGTCAGCGTCACGTGCCGGCCGCCCTGGTCCTCGAAGGCGTACAGCTCCTCGACGATCTCGTCACCGCTCTTGTCGGTCCACAGCTCGGCGCGCTCGAGTGCCGGCGTCCCGACCTCACGAAAGCCGTAGCGGCGGGCCGTCCCCTCTAAGACGTCCATCGCTTCCCGACGGGCGGCCATCTCGCCGGGGTAAAAGTCACGGAATCCCTTGATTCGGTCGTACATGGCCGTCCGTTCGGCCACGGTGGACTTCTATCTGTTCGTTCGCAGGTGCACGATCACTCGAGCGCCCGCCGGACGCCGGTCACGTGCGTCTGTTCGTGGTCGGGAAAGTACTCCACGATCGCCTCGGTGCCCTCCTCGTCGGCAATAATGGCGCGCAGCTCGGCTTCGTAGTCCGCCCGGGTGATCGTCTCGCTCGGGCCGGCGGTCACCTCGAGCGTCGACTCGACGAGCCGATCGACGGCCTGCCGGCCGAAGCCCGACAGCGGCGCGATGTAGTCGACGCCGTGACGATCCTCCAGACTCTGGGCCTGAGCGCGCGAGACGGTCGGGACCCGGTCGTCACGGCGGGTGCCGTCGGCGATGGCGTCGAACTCCTCGGCCGCCAGCCGCTCGAGAGCGTGCTGGTGGACGAGCTGGATGCCGTTGCGGGGGAAGCCGTCCTCTCTGATGCGGGCGACGGCCTCCTCGGCGACGCCGGGGTCGAGCTGGAGGCGTTCGAACGGGAAGCCCAGCGCCTCGGCGGTCTCGCGGGCGTGATGCCAGTCGTCGGTGACGCCGAAGTGGGCGGTCGTCAGGGTGACGTCGTAGAACTCTGAGAGGAACAACGCCGCGAGCGTCGAGTCCTTGCCACCGCTGTAGAGCAGTCCGAGCCGCATCAGCGTCGCTTGATGTCGAAGCGTTTCTGCTCGGGCTGGAGCTCCTTGAGCAGCTGTTTCATCTTCGCGTCGTCGATCTTGCCCTGGAGACGACCGCTCTGGGCCAGCGCAACCACCTGTCGCTCGACCTGCTCGCCGAAGCCGGGCTTGCTCATCTTGACGGTGTTGAGCCGCTTGCGGGCGTCGTCGGTGAGGTACTGGCGCAAGAGCGCCTGTTTCTGGGCTTCGGCCTGCTGCTGGGCGGCTTCCTGGGCCTCCTCGCTCGCCTGCCCTTCGGCCTGTTCCTGGAGCTGTTCCATCTTCTTTCGGCGAAGCTCCTCGAGGTCGTCGTCGTCGGGAGTACCACTCATAGGTCACCGTTGTTTGCGATTCGGCAAAATGATTACGGACGCCTCGTCGCTGGTCAGATCCGAAATCGGTCGAAACCGTCTACGCGTAGCGCTCGAGTTCCGGGCGGTCGAGCTCTTCGAGGACGTCGGCGGCGGTCTCGTCGAGGAGCTGCTGTCCCTCGGGGGTGATCCAGCGACCCTCGCCTTCGGCGGTCCGGACGAGGTCTTCGTCCTCGAGCTGCTGGAGGATCGTGCGGATGACGTTTCGCGAGCCGTCGGCGCGGCTGGCGGGGGCGACGCCGTAGCGGTTCGAGCCGGACTTCGAGCCGCCGTACTCGGTGGCCAGTCGCTCGACGCCGACGGGGCCGTTGTCGGCGACCTTGCGCAGGAGGCTGGCGGCCCGGACGGCCCAGAAGTTCTCCTGTTCGGGGGGGAGCTCGCGGTTGGCACCGGTCTTTGCGAACTGCGCCCACTCGGGTTCGTCGAGTCGGTCCTCGAGGTCGGCGGCGAGCGCTTCGATGAGCGCCTCCGCCGGAACGTCGTACATCGTAGCCATTGGGGTTTCGTTCCCTTCGGCGGCATTTAAGCCCGTCGTTGTCCGTTTGGACGGCGCCGTCGCACCTGGAGACCGAATCGGCCGGTCGACGGTCGCCTCGGTCGAAGCGAACGCTGGTTGTGGACGTCCAGCGTCGTCGTACGGCGGGGAACCCGAACGCCACGCCGGGGAGACGAGGGTGAGTACGCGGGGTTACTCGTCGTCTTCGTCGACGATCACTTCGACTGGTTCGTCGACCGTCTCCTCCTCGCTCGCGGCCTTGCTCTTTTCCTGTTGCCAGAGCAGCGCGCCGGCGACGAAGACGACCAGCCACGAGCGCCAGTTCGCCATGTTCAGCGTGTAGCCGACGCCGAACGGTTTCTCGACGAGCATTCCCTCGCCGGGCTGCCAGTACGCCGAGAGCATCCGTCCCAGGCTCGGGCGTTCGAAATTGTACGGTACTCCGAGAATCTCACCGGAGGTCGGCTTGTCTGCCATGGGCGAGAGTACAGTCCCCTGTAATAAGAGCGTTTTGTGCCGTGCTCGGCCGGGGGGATAGTAACGACTGAAACGGGTTACACTGACGGTCAGTGGCTACTATAGTACTCGTTGAAACGAGTTACACCCGGTCACAGCCGAGCGGCCAGCCTCGGCCTCGTTACCGAGGCTGGCCGCCGACGTTCGTGACCGGGTGTGCAATGACTTTCAGCGTGTACTATATCGGGACTCCGATGCCGCTGGGGTGCCACCGACCGTCTGACCGGACACCAGCGTGACGGCTGACGGAAGCGGACTCCCCCGGTCTGACTGCGCCGCGGTTCCCGAGGTCTACAGCGACCCGTCTCGCGGCGCCTCTCGCGTGGGGCGTGCCTCCTTGACAACGTTTTTGTCTCGATGCCCGGTGAGATACCAGCACCCAGTATGAGCCGACAGCACACGAACGTAGTCGTCGAGGTCGTTCGCCGGAGGGACGCTCCGTGAGCGGCGACGCCCGGATTGGCGTCGACGTCGGCGGCACGTTCACCGACGTCACCCTCCTCACCGACGACGGCGAGCTCGTCACCGCGAAGGTCCCGTCGACCCCTGACCAGAGCGAGGGGGTCATGGCAGGTATCGAGAAAGCGTGCACACGGGCCGGCGTCGATCCATCGGCCGTCGACGAGTTCACCCACGCCATGACCGTCTCGATCAACGCGCTGCTCGAGCGCGACGGGGCGAAGACGGCGCTCGTCACGACAGTGGGCTTTCGCGACGTCCTCGAGATCGGCCGCCAGCAACGACCCGACCTCTACGACCTCGAGGTCGAGCGGCCGGCACCGATCGTGGCGCGACGGCGGCGATTTGAGGTGGACGAACGGGCGACGCCCGACGGCGTCGAGCGGCCGGTGACCGACGAGGCGATCGACGACGTGGCGGCGGCGATCGAGGGCTGTGGCGCCGAGAGCGTCGCAATATCGTTTCTCCACGCGTACGCGACGCCGGCAAACGAGGCGCGCGTGGCCGAGCGATTGCGCGAACGCCTCGACGTCCCGGTGTCGGTCTCGCACGAAGTGCTCGCGGAGTTTCGCGAGTACGAGCGGACGTCCACGACGGCGATCGACGCCTACGTTCGTCCGGCGATCGACGCCTACGTCGGCCGCCTCGCCGACCGGGCGGCAACGGCGGGCGTTCCCGAACCGCGGATCATGCAGTCGAACGGCGGCATCGCCGACGTCGAGACGGTCTGCCGGCGGGCGGCGACGACCGTCCTCTCCGGGCCGGCGGCGGGCGTCGTCGGAGCGAGCCACGCGGCGGCGAGCGTAGCGGCCGGTCGCGACCTCGATGGGCTGGTCACCTTCGACATGGGTGGTACCTCGAGCGACGTGAGCCTCGTGCGCGACGGTCGCGTCGAGCGGACCGCAGACACCGAAATCGACGGCCAGCCGATCCGGCTGCCGATGGTCGACGTGAACACGGTCGGTTCCGGCGGCGGGAGCATCGCCTGGGTAGACGAGGGGGGCGCCCTCCGAGTCGGCCCGCAATCTGCGGGTGCCGACCCCGGCCCGGCCTGTTACGGCCGCGACGGGACGGCGGCGACGGTCACCGACGCGACCGTCGTACTGGGGTACATCGGCGCGGACACCGCTCTCGGCGGCGAATTCACGCTCGAGGAGGCGGCCGCGTTCGACGCCCTCGAGTCGCTGGCCGAGACGGCTGGCCTCGACTCGGCGCTGGCGGCGGCCGAGGGAGTCTACCGGGTGGCGAACGCGACGATGACCCGAGCGATCCGCGGTGTGACGGTCGAACGCGGCTACGATCCCCGCGAATTCGGCCTGGTCGCGTTCGGCGGGGCCGGGCCAGTCCACGCCGCCGCGCTGGCCGAGCGCCTCGAGATCGACACTCTCGTCGTTCCGGTACCTGCGGGCGTCCTCTCGGCGTACGGACTGCTCTCGGCCGACGAGGCGTTCGACGCCGTGCGGACCCACCGCGTCGCCCTCGCAGATGCCGACGTCGACGCGATCGAGGCCGTCTACGACGACCTCGTTGCGGACGCGCTCGGTGGCGTACGCAACCCCGACGCAGCCACCGTCGAGCGGTCGGCCGACTGCCGGTACGCGGGCCAGAGCTTCGAACTCGAGGTCTCCGTCGACGACCCGTTCGATCCGTTGGCCGTCGAGAAGCGGTTTCACGAGGCCCACGAACGAGCCTACGGCTACCGCACCGAGGCGCCGGTCGAACTCGTCACCGTCCGGGCGACAGCCGTCGTCGAGCGCGACGTCGACGAGCCCAGCTACGAGGGCGAGGGCGACGCCCGGATCGGGACGCGCGAGGCGCGCTTCGACGGCGCGTTCCACGAGACCCCCATCTACGACCGGACGGCGCTCCCGGCCGGTGGGGCGCTCGAGGGGCCGGCCGTCCTCGAACAGCGCGAGTGCACGACGGTCGTCCCGCCCGGCTGGCACGGGACGGTCGCCGACGACGGGACGCTCGTCCTCACGGGTGATCGCGAATGACGACGGCGCGACGCGACGGCGGTCCGGACGGCCTCGACCCGATCACGCTCGAGATCGTCAGGAACCAACTCGAGGGCGTCGCCGAGGAGATGGGCCAGGTGCTCGTCAGGAGCGCCTCCTCGCCGAACATCAAAGAGCGCCGGGACTGCTCGACGGCGCTGTTCGACGCCGACGGTCGGATGGTCGCCCAGGCCGAACACATCCCGGTTCACCTCGGGGCGATGCCCCAGGCGGTCGACGCGATTCGCGATCGGGAGCCGCAGCCGGGCGACGTGTTCGTCCTCAACGACCCGTTCGCCGGCGGGACGCACCTGCCGGACGTCACGCTCGTCTCGCCGGTCGCGCCCCGCGGCCGGATCCTCGGCTACGCGGTCTCGCGGGCCCACCACGCCGACGTCGGCGGGTCCACGCCCGGCAGCATGCCCGCGGGGGCCACCGAGATCCACCAGGAGGGGCTTCGCATCCCCGGCGTCAGGCTCGTCCGCGAGGGCGACCTCGACGAGGACGTCCTCGAGTTGCTGCTCGCGAACGTCAGGAATCCCGACGAGCGACGTGCCGACCTGCGGGCGCAGCTGGCCGCGAACGACCGCGCCGAAGAACGCGTCGGCGAACTCGTCGACGAGCGCGGCGCAGCCGACCTCGAGGCGGCGTTCGACGCCGTCGTCGCGTACTCCCGCGAGCGGATCGTCGCCGAACTCGAGGCGTTCCCCGACGGCACCTACGAAGCCCGCGACGCCCTCGAGGGCGACGGCGTCACCGACGAGGACGTCCCGATCGCGGCGACGGTGACGATCGACGGCGCCACGGTATCCGTCGACTTCGCGGGGACGGCCGACCAGGTCGAAGGGAACATGAACGCGCCGCCGGCGGTCGCGGCCAGCGCGGTCTACTTCGTCGTCCGGTCTGTGACGGACCCGGAGATCCCGCCGAATCACGGCTGTTACGAGCCCATCGAGATCGACGTCCCCGAGGGATCCGTGCTGAATCCCCGGCCGCCGGCCGCGGTCGTCGGCGGCAACGTCGAGACCAGCCAGCGGGTGACCGACGTCGTCTTTTCGGCGTTCGCCGCGGCCGTCCCCGACCGCGTCCCCGCCCAGAGTCAGGGAACGATGAACAACCTCGTCGTCGGGAGCCGAGCCGCCGACGGCTTCACCTACTACGAGACGATCGGCGGCGGCCTCGGGGCTCGCCCGTCGGCCGACGGCATCGACGGCGTCCAGGTCGGCATGACCAACACGCTCAACACCCCCGTGGAGGCCCTCGAGACCGAGTACCCGCTGCGCGTCGAGCGCTACGCGCTCCGCCCGGACAGCGGCGGTGACGGCGAGTTCCGCGGCGGCCTCGGCCTCGAGCGCGCCGTGACGGTCGAGACCGACGCCGTCGTCTCGTTGCTGACCGAACGTCGGCGGACGCGCCCGGCGGGAGCGAACGGCGGCGACCCCGGCGCGGTCGGCCACAACCTCCTCGACGGTCGCGAGGTGCCCGCGAAGACCACCGAGTCGGTGCCTGCCGGAACGACGATCACCGTCCTGACTCCCGGTGGCGGGGGCTACGGCGATCCAGCCGATCGTGATCCCGCCGCGCGCGAGCGCGACCGGCTGGACGAGAAGTCGTCGTAACGCCACCGCCAGCAGTCGTCAACCGCCAGCGCCGATCGCGGCGACGTCGGGTCGAGTGCGGGACTCAGGCCGTCTCCGCGAGTACCGAGAGCGCCGCCTCGAGCCCGTCTGCCATCGCCTCGAAGCTCAGACTGGGCTCGTGGTCACCGCGTCGGGCGACTTCCTCGTGTGAGAACGGAACGTGAACGAACCCCGAACGAAGCGCGAGCTCGTTCGTTTCGGCGTGGTGGCGCGTCGCGTAGAGGACGTCGTTACAGAGGTGCGTTCCTGCCGTGTTCGAGAGCCGTGCCGGGACGCCGGCGTCGGTCATTGCGTCGACGACTTCACGGACGGGGAGGGTCGAGAAGTACGCCGCCGGGCCGTCGGGGACGACCGGGTCGTCGACGGGCGTCTGATCCGCGTTGTCCGGGACGTCGCCGTGGTCACGGACGTTGATCCCGATCCGCTCGACGGCGATCGACGGGGTCCCCGCCATCAGACCGAGTGAGAGGACCGCCTCGGGATCGTGCTCGTCGAGATGCTCGAGCAACGCGGGGAACGCGCGATCGAAGACGACGGGGAGCTCCCGGCCGACCACGTGCGCCCCACCGATCGTCTCCCCGTCGAGCGCCTCGGCGAGCCGTCTCGAGGGATTGGTCTCGTACTCGCCGAACGGTTCGTAGCCGGTAACGAGGATCGTGGTCATCGACGTGCGTGACTATCGCTGCTACCGTCTCATCAAGTATCCGATGGCCGCGAGCGGGAGACGAGGCGGGCCGAGGCCGCCGTCGTACTGACGGTCGTGAGTCAGTTCCGACGCAACCGCAAGACGGTCAGCGGCTGTGTCGTAAAACAGTCATGATCCGTATCAGACGTACCGACCCCGTCCCTCGACGTCACGGAGCCGCTCGAGGACCGCCCGGTCGCCCACAGCCTCGTACCCCTCCCGGAACGCGTCGCGAAGTGGCGCGGGCTCGTCGGCGGTCCCCACGAGGCTCCCCTCGAAGACGTGGAGGTCCATCGCGTAGTCTTCGACGTGGTCGGTGTGAAAGCCCAGGCCGAAGTCTATCAGGTAGGTCCGATCGGCGTCCACGCGGACGTTGCGCGTCGTCGGGTCGCCGTGGACGACCCCCGCGCGGTGGATCGTCGCGAGGTGGCTCCCGACGGCGGCCACCCGGTCGGCCGTGAGCGCCTCGCGCAGGTCCGTCTCGCCG
This portion of the Natronobeatus ordinarius genome encodes:
- the pcp gene encoding pyroglutamyl-peptidase I, with the protein product MTTILVTGYEPFGEYETNPSRRLAEALDGETIGGAHVVGRELPVVFDRAFPALLEHLDEHDPEAVLSLGLMAGTPSIAVERIGINVRDHGDVPDNADQTPVDDPVVPDGPAAYFSTLPVREVVDAMTDAGVPARLSNTAGTHLCNDVLYATRHHAETNELALRSGFVHVPFSHEEVARRGDHEPSLSFEAMADGLEAALSVLAETA
- the hisS gene encoding histidine--tRNA ligase, whose product is MYDRIKGFRDFYPGEMAARREAMDVLEGTARRYGFREVGTPALERAELWTDKSGDEIVEELYAFEDQGGRHVTLTPELTPTVARMVVAKGQELSKPIKWFSTRPFWRYEQVQQGRQREFYQTNVDIFGSAEPEADAEILAWAADALTGLGLTGEDFEFRVSHRDILGGVLETYDADVDVEAAIRAVDKSDKIERAEYHDLLVDAGLEYDQAAEFDDLIADGDLEEVKAVADTERVDDAVENLQAVLAAAEDFGAREYCTISLETARGLDYYTGVVFECFDSVGDVSRSVFGGGRYDDLIENFGGQPTPAVGVAPGHATLSLLCQRAGVWPDEEISTDYYVLQVGDTRVEAARIARELRERGHVVETDVAGRSFGAQLEYADSINAETTVIVGERDLANGEVTVKDMESGDQVQVPVDEFPGEHDRPTFDDVAE
- a CDS encoding DUF5808 domain-containing protein; the encoded protein is MADKPTSGEILGVPYNFERPSLGRMLSAYWQPGEGMLVEKPFGVGYTLNMANWRSWLVVFVAGALLWQQEKSKAASEEETVDEPVEVIVDEDDE
- a CDS encoding hydantoinase B/oxoprolinase family protein, encoding MTTARRDGGPDGLDPITLEIVRNQLEGVAEEMGQVLVRSASSPNIKERRDCSTALFDADGRMVAQAEHIPVHLGAMPQAVDAIRDREPQPGDVFVLNDPFAGGTHLPDVTLVSPVAPRGRILGYAVSRAHHADVGGSTPGSMPAGATEIHQEGLRIPGVRLVREGDLDEDVLELLLANVRNPDERRADLRAQLAANDRAEERVGELVDERGAADLEAAFDAVVAYSRERIVAELEAFPDGTYEARDALEGDGVTDEDVPIAATVTIDGATVSVDFAGTADQVEGNMNAPPAVAASAVYFVVRSVTDPEIPPNHGCYEPIEIDVPEGSVLNPRPPAAVVGGNVETSQRVTDVVFSAFAAAVPDRVPAQSQGTMNNLVVGSRAADGFTYYETIGGGLGARPSADGIDGVQVGMTNTLNTPVEALETEYPLRVERYALRPDSGGDGEFRGGLGLERAVTVETDAVVSLLTERRRTRPAGANGGDPGAVGHNLLDGREVPAKTTESVPAGTTITVLTPGGGGYGDPADRDPAARERDRLDEKSS
- a CDS encoding phosphoglycerate kinase; translation: MIATLDDLDVSGTTVGVRVDVNSPIAEDGSLADDARLRAHVDTLAELLDRGGRVAVLAHQGRPGGDDFCTLEPHADRLSELLDHPVDYVDVTFSGAARETVMGLEDGDCVVLENTRFYSEEYMEFGPERAARTHLVDGLAPALDAYVNDAFAAAHRSQPSLVGFPTVLPGYAGRVMERELDVLGTIEETPAPRVYVLGGAKVPDSIDVAWTILEKGLADHVLTAGVVGNVFLIADGVDLGDASSDFIYDQGYWDEIDRAADLLDAHGERIAIPRDVAVERNGERYEVGVNALPLADGEAAMDVGASTLEYYRRLLADAGTVILNGPAGVYEEAIFERGTRELYDAATDVEMSIVGGGDTASALRHLGVGGFSHVSTGGGAALKMLTAEPLPAVTALENGPDAAD
- a CDS encoding hydantoinase/oxoprolinase family protein, with amino-acid sequence MSGDARIGVDVGGTFTDVTLLTDDGELVTAKVPSTPDQSEGVMAGIEKACTRAGVDPSAVDEFTHAMTVSINALLERDGAKTALVTTVGFRDVLEIGRQQRPDLYDLEVERPAPIVARRRRFEVDERATPDGVERPVTDEAIDDVAAAIEGCGAESVAISFLHAYATPANEARVAERLRERLDVPVSVSHEVLAEFREYERTSTTAIDAYVRPAIDAYVGRLADRAATAGVPEPRIMQSNGGIADVETVCRRAATTVLSGPAAGVVGASHAAASVAAGRDLDGLVTFDMGGTSSDVSLVRDGRVERTADTEIDGQPIRLPMVDVNTVGSGGGSIAWVDEGGALRVGPQSAGADPGPACYGRDGTAATVTDATVVLGYIGADTALGGEFTLEEAAAFDALESLAETAGLDSALAAAEGVYRVANATMTRAIRGVTVERGYDPREFGLVAFGGAGPVHAAALAERLEIDTLVVPVPAGVLSAYGLLSADEAFDAVRTHRVALADADVDAIEAVYDDLVADALGGVRNPDAATVERSADCRYAGQSFELEVSVDDPFDPLAVEKRFHEAHERAYGYRTEAPVELVTVRATAVVERDVDEPSYEGEGDARIGTREARFDGAFHETPIYDRTALPAGGALEGPAVLEQRECTTVVPPGWHGTVADDGTLVLTGDRE
- a CDS encoding 30S ribosomal protein S19e, whose product is MATMYDVPAEALIEALAADLEDRLDEPEWAQFAKTGANRELPPEQENFWAVRAASLLRKVADNGPVGVERLATEYGGSKSGSNRYGVAPASRADGSRNVIRTILQQLEDEDLVRTAEGEGRWITPEGQQLLDETAADVLEELDRPELERYA
- a CDS encoding DNA-binding protein, which produces MSGTPDDDDLEELRRKKMEQLQEQAEGQASEEAQEAAQQQAEAQKQALLRQYLTDDARKRLNTVKMSKPGFGEQVERQVVALAQSGRLQGKIDDAKMKQLLKELQPEQKRFDIKRR
- a CDS encoding DUF7411 family protein; this encodes MRLGLLYSGGKDSTLAALFLSEFYDVTLTTAHFGVTDDWHHARETAEALGFPFERLQLDPGVAEEAVARIREDGFPRNGIQLVHQHALERLAAEEFDAIADGTRRDDRVPTVSRAQAQSLEDRHGVDYIAPLSGFGRQAVDRLVESTLEVTAGPSETITRADYEAELRAIIADEEGTEAIVEYFPDHEQTHVTGVRRALE
- a CDS encoding sulfatase-like hydrolase/transferase; this translates as MADRPNVLFVLTDQERYDLTAPNGPPVETPTFDRLSSEGMRFERAYTPISICTSARASMLTGLYPHAHGMLNNAHEADAIQPNLPPELPTFSEGLADAGYDCTYTGKWHVGRDQTPDDFGFSYLGGSDVHHDDIDDAFRAHRDGLDAPMDVDLEDAIYTAGADGTLVAGTTPVDVEATRASFLTDLTLEALESHADSDDPFFHRVDFYGPHHPYVVPEPYASMYDSEEIDLPESYAETFAGKPAVHENYLEYRGVAGFDRETWAEVIAKYWGFATLIDDQVGRILAFLEERGLAEETVVVHASDHGDFVGGHRQFNKGPLMYEDTYHVPLQVRWPGVVEPGSTCEQPVSLVDLAPTFLDLGETPIPEGLHGRSIRPLLSGRRPIAWPDAAYAEYHGDEFGLYSQRMVRTERYKLVYNGPDTNELYDLEADPAELVNLIGHPGYAAVREELAGRLVDWMHEVDDPLRKWVAPTLADGRSKPP